A stretch of DNA from Candidatus Aminicenantes bacterium:
CCACTTCCCAACTCTCCCAGACCACGTTGCGCTCGATCCTGGGCCAGGTGGAACTGGACGCGTTGTTGTCCGAGCGCGATCAGCTCAACTCCAAATTGCAGGCCATTATCGATGAACATACGGACCCATGGGGAGTCAAGGTCTCCATGGTGGAAATCAAGTACGTGGACCTGCCCCAGGAAATGCAGCGCGCCATGGCCAGGCAGGCGGAAGCGGAACGTGAACGGCGCGCCAAGGTGATCCACGCCGAAGGTGAACAACAGGCATCCGCCAAACTGCTGGAAGCCGCCAACATCATGGCCCAGAATTCCTACACCATGCAACTGCGGTTCCTTCAGACCCTGAGGGATATCTCGACCGATAACTCATCCACCATTGTATTTCCCCTGCCCATTGAGCTGATGAACATCCTGGAAAAGAAGCAATGAGGGACAAGCACCGCACGGTCCTGGAAATCAAAATCACTTTTGTGCACGTAGTGGTGTTTCTCTCCGCCGTGATTCTCATCGGTATCTTTCTCTTTTACCTGGGATACCAGGCGGGCAAAGCCGCCGCCATGACCCCGGCGGGAGCGAAGGTTACCTCCAGCAGTGAACACATCCCCCTGGAAGAGGAACGGGTATCTGAAAAGCCCAGCGCCATCAGGCAAGAGATGGACATTCACGGCCGGGCGGATACCGCTGCCGCGGAACCCGGCTCCGAACCCGCTTCGGCGCGGAAAGTCAAACCCCGACAGGTGGAAAGAGACAGCTACTACGCGGTGCAGGTGGGCGCTTTTGAAAACCATGCCGAAGCCAAATCCTATTCCGACCTCTTTATCAACAACAATTTTCCCACGGAAATCCAGCGCGTGGTGGTGCATGAAAAAACCATGTACCGGGTACTGGTGGGCCGCTTTGACTCCAAGCAGGAGGCTCAGGACGGCAAGGAGCGCATGCAGAAGATCGCCGGCCGTACCGGTTTTTTCCTGCGCCGCATGCCCTGAAGCGAACCCATGCCGGTGCAGAACCGCGCCGTGAAACCGCGATTCCGCCGCGCCCTTCCCTGGCTCGCCGCCGTGGCTTCCGGTGTGCTCTACGCCCTGGCTTTCCCGCGTTTCGACCTCTTTCCCCTGGCGTTCATCTTTTTGCTGCCTTTGTTGGCGGCATTGGATCATACCCCGCTGAACGCCTTTTCTCTGTTCCTGGTATTCGGTGCCACCGCCCACTTGGTGCTGTTATACTGGATGCCCCGGGTCATGATCCGCTACGGCGGCATGAGCGTGGCGCTGAGCATCCTGGCATTCCTCATGGTAGCGGCCATCCTTTCGCTGGTTACCGCGATTGCCGGCTGGGGAATGGGGCGGCTGTGGCGGGCGCCCAGACCCTGGTGGTTCGCCGTCGCCCTTCTCTGGGTGGGGAAAGATCTGGTTCTGGAAGAGTTCATGACCGGGTTTCCCTGGTGCCTGGTGGGAACCTCCCAATACCGCAACCTGCCCTTCCTGCAAACCGCCGCCCTGGGCGGGGTTCACTTCACGGGGTTGCTGGTGATTCTGATCAACCTGCTTTTCTTTCGCTGGTGGCGACACCGCGACCGCCGCAGCGGCACCCTGCTGATCCTGATTTTGGTTTTAACCCACGGGGGCGGCTGGCTGCGGATGAGCCGGCTGGAATCCAACCTGCGCAACCTTCCCCACCACCGCGCGGGCGTCATTCAACCCAACAGCCACCATGACCGGGTACTCTCATGGCGGGAGCGGGAAATCCGACTCGAAGAGTTGTTGGCGGAATCGGGCCGGCTGGTGAAAGAGGGGGGCGCCGAATTCGTGGTCTGGCCGGAATACTCCGTTACCCTTTATCCCCTGCAGAACACCGTTTACCGGGATCGCATGTTGCGTTTCTCGCGCCAATATGCGCCTTTGCTGGCTGGTTTCACCGACATCCAGGACAAGGGCATCATCAAGAACGCCATGGTGCGCTTCGCCGCGAAAGGAATCCAGACCTACCATAAGGTCCACCTGACTCCCTTCGGCGAGTACATCCCCTTTCGCCGGCTGTTCTTTTTTGTTCCCCGAATCGTAAACGAGATAACTGATTTCACACCCGGTGACTCCCTGCATTCCCTGACCATCAATGATGTACCTGTGGCCACGCCCATCTGTTTTGAAATTGTTTTTCCGCGCCTGGTGCGCAGCCTGGTCACGGGCGGCGCGCAAATTATTGTTACCATCTCCAATGATTCCTGGTTCGGCGACACCTCGGCGCCCGGGCAACACATGAGCGCCGCAGTGCTGCGCAGCGTTGAAAACCAACGGTACCTGCTTCGCTCCACATCCAATGGAATCTCAGTGGCCGTGTCTCCCGGGGGCCGCATCATCCGCTATTCCCCTTACGGAAAAGCGGACCGGTTCGTGGTACCGCTACACTACCTGAACGCCCGTACGCCCTTTATGCGCGGGGGCTGGTTGTTCGCCCATCTCTGCCTGATACTGGGGCTTGGGGCCCTGTTCATCTGCCGGCAAAAACGCCGGGGTTGACATTTTACCTTGCCTTGGCCATATTGGGAAAAGCACCATGGGGACAATAAAACACCAATGGTCCGATGGCATCGGCCGTCCGGAATGGAAAAAGAGGACGGACGTGCGGGATCGGGATGTAACACTGATTGGAGGCTAGCATGCTGTTAAGACCCATTTACACTGAAAAAATCGCCCACAGTTCATACCTTGTGGGCAGCCAAGACCGAGCCGTTATCATCGATCCCCGTCGCGACGTGGATGAGTACATCTACATGGCGCGGGAATTCAACTTAACCATCACCCACATTTTCCAGACCCATCTTCATGCTGATTTCGTATCCGGTCACATGGAGCTCGCCAACCGCTTGGGGGCTGAAATCATCATGCCCGCCTCAGCCGGAGCCGACTTTCCCCACCAGGGGGTATCCGAGGGCGACGAGATCCAGATCGGCAAACTGCTGTTTCGTGTCCTGGAAACTCCGGGACACACACCGGAACACATAGCATACGTTTTGAGCGACCTGGATCGCGGCGATGTGCCTAATGCCGTCTTCTGCGGAGACACGCTGTTCGTGGGAGACGTGGGTCGACCCGACCTTTTCCCCGGCCGCGCCGGGGAACTAACCCGCCAGTTGTTTGCCAGTTTGCACGAAAAGCTCCTGCAATTGCCTGATTTTGTTGAAGTTTACCCGGCTCACGGACCGGGATCGCTTTGCGGCCGCGCCATCGGCCAACGGCGACGCTCCACCATCGGCTATGAAAAACGCCTTAATCCCGCCCTGCAGTTCAAGGATCCGGATTCTTTTCAACAATGGTTGCTCGAAGGCATGCCGCCGGCGCCGGATCATTTTTCACGACTCAGCGAGATCAACCGCCAGGGACCGCGCTTGCTGCGCGAGCTGAAGCCCATGGCCACCCTTACGCCCTCCGAAGGCCGCCGATTGATGGAAAAGTCCCGGGGAATCGCCCTTGACCTCCGCGGGGCGCGCAGTTTTTCCCATTCACATATCGCTGGCTCCTATCACATCAGCACCCGCGCCAATCTCCCCACACTTGCCGGATGGGTCATTCCTCCGGAACACCCCCTTTTCCTGATTTCCGCCCGTGAAGAAGAGTTGACCAAAGCCTGGCTACAACTGCACCGCGTAGGTCTGGACCGGATCGAAGGTCAGTTGCTCACCGGGATCCAGGGATGGGAAGCCGAAGGGTTCCCCATGGATTCATTGCCGTTGCTGGAACTGGATGAATTCATGGCCATACTCAAAAGCAATGATCCACCCCTGGTGGTGGATGTCCGGAGTGCCGCCGAATTCGCTTCCGGACACATTCCCGGCGCAATCAACATCCCTGTGGCGGACCTGCGCACCCGCTACGCGGAGGTGCCCGTGGATCGACCCACCGTGTTAACCTGCAGTGGGGGGTACATCGGCAGCCTAGGATGCAGTTTGCTCAAACAGAGGGGGCGGCACCGGGTCTCAAACCTGAGAT
This window harbors:
- a CDS encoding slipin family protein; this encodes MQVSIVTIAVIVLFLLFNWLKVLKEYERGVIFRLGRVLGKPKGPGLIFVLYPIDKLVKVSLRTIVLDVPPQDVITRDNVSVKVNAVVYYRVIDPLRAVLQVQEYNYATSQLSQTTLRSILGQVELDALLSERDQLNSKLQAIIDEHTDPWGVKVSMVEIKYVDLPQEMQRAMARQAEAERERRAKVIHAEGEQQASAKLLEAANIMAQNSYTMQLRFLQTLRDISTDNSSTIVFPLPIELMNILEKKQ
- a CDS encoding SPOR domain-containing protein, with the protein product MRDKHRTVLEIKITFVHVVVFLSAVILIGIFLFYLGYQAGKAAAMTPAGAKVTSSSEHIPLEEERVSEKPSAIRQEMDIHGRADTAAAEPGSEPASARKVKPRQVERDSYYAVQVGAFENHAEAKSYSDLFINNNFPTEIQRVVVHEKTMYRVLVGRFDSKQEAQDGKERMQKIAGRTGFFLRRMP
- the lnt gene encoding apolipoprotein N-acyltransferase, with translation MPVQNRAVKPRFRRALPWLAAVASGVLYALAFPRFDLFPLAFIFLLPLLAALDHTPLNAFSLFLVFGATAHLVLLYWMPRVMIRYGGMSVALSILAFLMVAAILSLVTAIAGWGMGRLWRAPRPWWFAVALLWVGKDLVLEEFMTGFPWCLVGTSQYRNLPFLQTAALGGVHFTGLLVILINLLFFRWWRHRDRRSGTLLILILVLTHGGGWLRMSRLESNLRNLPHHRAGVIQPNSHHDRVLSWREREIRLEELLAESGRLVKEGGAEFVVWPEYSVTLYPLQNTVYRDRMLRFSRQYAPLLAGFTDIQDKGIIKNAMVRFAAKGIQTYHKVHLTPFGEYIPFRRLFFFVPRIVNEITDFTPGDSLHSLTINDVPVATPICFEIVFPRLVRSLVTGGAQIIVTISNDSWFGDTSAPGQHMSAAVLRSVENQRYLLRSTSNGISVAVSPGGRIIRYSPYGKADRFVVPLHYLNARTPFMRGGWLFAHLCLILGLGALFICRQKRRG
- a CDS encoding MBL fold metallo-hydrolase gives rise to the protein MLLRPIYTEKIAHSSYLVGSQDRAVIIDPRRDVDEYIYMAREFNLTITHIFQTHLHADFVSGHMELANRLGAEIIMPASAGADFPHQGVSEGDEIQIGKLLFRVLETPGHTPEHIAYVLSDLDRGDVPNAVFCGDTLFVGDVGRPDLFPGRAGELTRQLFASLHEKLLQLPDFVEVYPAHGPGSLCGRAIGQRRRSTIGYEKRLNPALQFKDPDSFQQWLLEGMPPAPDHFSRLSEINRQGPRLLRELKPMATLTPSEGRRLMEKSRGIALDLRGARSFSHSHIAGSYHISTRANLPTLAGWVIPPEHPLFLISAREEELTKAWLQLHRVGLDRIEGQLLTGIQGWEAEGFPMDSLPLLELDEFMAILKSNDPPLVVDVRSAAEFASGHIPGAINIPVADLRTRYAEVPVDRPTVLTCSGGYIGSLGCSLLKQRGRHRVSNLRFGLTRYIEAGGNLV